The window GGCTGATATATTTACCAAAGCTCTTCGCAAAGATAGGTACTATATGCTCAAAAGTATGGTTGGAGTCAAATCTGCAACAACCCTAAAAGGGAGTGTTGGAGATTAAGCTTGTTGCGGGATTGAAGGTTGCTTGGTTTTCAAGTTTTCTATAAAAGTTAAGTGCTGTTATTAGTAATAGAGAGAACACTTGATCACAATGTATGTCTGAGATTAAAACATCTTAATGGCTTGTGTTGTGCCAAAAGTCTTTTCTGTTAGAAGTTTAAGTTAAACATGTGCCGCTCAAAATTAGCTCTAGACTTGTGTTAAGGTGTGAATTTTTCAATACATCACACTGCACTGAGAGCAACGAACTCTCTCTGCAGGTTTACAGAAAATTCCTCTTGCCTTCGTCATCAAAGTCTTCGTTCATAGTTTTAGATTTTGGCATTCAATTTCTACAGAAAGTTAACAATATATTGGGAAATGTACTAGAAAGGTAAGGAAAATGTTGCCTGGAACTATGCATTAGTTTAATAACATAACAACATATGTTCCCTAGATATTTATCTTTGAAAATCATTTATAGTACGCACAACATATAAATTAGAATGAAAACACCACAATTAATCAAAGAGTTGATCAAACAGCATCTTACGATGGACAAACTAGACATCAATATCATACCCCACTGCAAACAAGACCACAGCTTGTAATTTGTCCCCTTGTAGGACAGACAAAGAATTACGTATCAGTCACTTGAAGCTTGGGTTGGATTAGATGAAATTAAAGGGTCACCATCCCAAACAATGGAACGTTTGACCACTTTACTAACGTTTCTCTTAGTTTGAAAGCAACATGTGCATCTTGCAATCTTTATGGTCTTTCCCATTTATAAATGTTTGAATGCTATTAGTTACTATTTTGAGATCAAGTGTCAATATTATGTTACTGAGCTTTACAAAAAGAAAGCTAGGAAACGAAGAATCAGTTCATAATTTGAAACAAGAGCACTCTcaatctttatatgaccaacaaagtcttttcccactaaatggggtcggctatatgaattctAGAATGTCATTGCcctcggttctgtgtcatgtcctccgttagatccaagtactctaagtcttttcttagagtctcttctaaagttttcctaggtcttcctctaccccttcggccctgaacctctgtcccgcaGTCACATCTTTtaactggagcgtcagtaggctttctttgcacatgtccaaaccaccataaccgattttctctcatctttccttcaatttcggctactcctactttacctcggatatcctcatttctaatcttatcctttcttgtgtgcccaaaCATCCAACGAAACATTCTCATCTCCGCTagacccattttatgtacgtgttgatgcttcaccacccgacattctgtgccatacaacatcaccGGCcatattgtcgtcctataaaattttctcttgagcttcagtggcatacgacggtcacacatcACGCTGAATGCACTCTTCCACcttatccatccagcttgtattttatggttgaggtctccatctaattcttcgttcttttgcaagatagatcctaggtaatgAAAGTGGTCGttctttggtacttcctgatctccgattctcacccctaactcattttgacttccatttgcactgaacttgcactccatatattatgtctttgatcggcttaggcaaagacctttagattgcaacacttctctccaaatgttaagcttcgcatttacccattccttagtttcatctatcaacactatatcgtctgcgaaaagcatacatcaaggaatatcatcttgaatatgtccctttaactcatccattaccaatgcaaaaaggtaaggacttaagcaTGAGACTTGATGTAACCCAACAGTTATGGGGAAACTTTCGGTTTGtctttcatgagttcttacgacaATCTTTACttcatcatacatatcctttatagctttgatatatgttactcgtactcttttcttctctaaaatcttccaaataatgtctcttgggaccctatcatacgctttttctataaagaccatgtgtaaatcctttttcctatctctatatctttccatcaatcttcgtaagagatagattgcctccatggttgagtgtcatggcatgaacccgaattggtggtctgaaacccgtgtctcttgcctcaatctatgctcaatgactttctcccagagcttcattgtatgactaattagcttaatacccttattattgtagataggcaccaaagtacTCTTtcaccactcatttggcatcttcttcgttttcaaaatcctattgaaaagttCTGTGAGCTATGTTATACCCGTCTCAATCTTTATATAACcaaaggaggaaaaaaaaaaaaagcaaactgCAAAATTGCGCTTTGGTATGAATACATATATAcagggccggcccaggcccagtgcaggAGGGGCGACCGTCCAGGGCCCAAAAAATttaggggcaccaaaattattagggcggtatgtttatatatgtttttataagagtataaatttataaaatttgattcaaagacatagaaatttaactagaagtggtagtttgtcatttgaaaataataaggaggtcttgggttcaaaacaccatgtgtgcttatttactttccttttttttacaaatttctttttataagagtataaatttagaaaatttggttaaatgatcaagaagtttaattagaaataatgatttttgttgtttaaaattaacaagaggtcctaagttcgaaatgctatgtgcatgtttattcttttcaatttttacaaatttttgtttggttgttaatttatttttagttactatctagtagctatgtggattgttatttttaaatattcgttttaattcaagtctaatcttcaacaaagaataatacgtagaccaaatttgtaaattatatgacgtgtcatcaaaatgtttaatttagtgcccattcattaataatacatatcaattaaagactcgaaaacatcattattttttagtcccatattgacaaggttagtaaataagaaaaaaacatctcacgatttattcaaaaacacattcaaagttcaaatggaaaacaaaactcatcatctatctacttgtaagcccgaagtttttttgtttccctctctcaatacaaaataaattagtatttctgtgtttctaaattattgagtttgaagtgtttttctaagtataattttttcgatatcttatgtgtgaaaataaataattttcttacataAAGTTAGGGCACTTCTTTTTACGTCGCcccgggcctcaaaaatctctggacCGGCCCTGCATATATACTACTATAGGATATATGGACAAAaggcaaaacccaaaaaatattcaaaatttgcggaaatataaaacaaattcaaagaaTCTTGGGTCTGTTTTCACTTGCATTGCAAACTTTTCAGCGTCTTTAATGACAGATCAAATGCAATGGAGCAGTCCATGGTGGAagccttcttctttttcattatAAACATCAATTCAACCTTTCCGTTCAACCTAGCTGCGCCGTTAAGAGTCAGTACTCAACTGCGCAATTCACTGCCAAGATTGGAACAGCTCAATACATTTGAATTCAAGGTCACCGCGACATTAATTTTTTTGGTGGAAAGCATTCCAGCCTTGCTCTTTGGAATAACAACTTGTCTGACAGCCGCGCCTCGGTACAGAAACGAGACAGTGCTAGCATCAAACTTGTAAGGACCCCAGTTTGTGCTCTTGACCCTGATTTGTGTTGTGAATTTTGTGTCGAATGAAGGCGTTACTGGGACGGAGGTGAGCTCTTGGACATTGATGTTGCTTAGCCTGACCTTCAGGGTCTTAACTTTCATGACAGTCAGACTAATCACAGTTATGACGATGATCTGAAACACAATGAAAATAGCAACATAAATGGCCAACTTGATTCTCTTTTTGCGTTTGAGCTCATCAGCTGATTGTAAGGACTTAGCATCACTTCTTTGGTAACCATTGGTTGCTGGGGCTGATGGATAAACCTATTGGGTCTTCTCAGCCATCTTAATTTCTTTTGCTGAATAAAAGCTTCGAAAGAAAAATGATCTGTTTGGTTTCTCTATTTTTCTATGTGTACAATACGAACTGATGAACAAATGTGTTGATTGTGTGAACGTTTGTTGTGTGCAGCTTGGTATgtataatgttttggataatgaGTTAACTAGGGGAACATCAACCGAGTTAATAGTTTCCTGGAAAATGGAAGCAAAACGCGCAAATAATTACTCTGTATTTTATTGACTTGTAATACTCTAGTAGATGATTGAGACTGATAAGAAACCTGTTTATTATAGCATTATATAATATTAGGCTTATTAAGTGATTTGACTCTTGAAAATGCCTTTTAGTCTCACTATTTTACGCTTTGAAATTAGTTTTATCTCATTTTATCTTCTGAAATTATCTTTTTCATCTCTTTTAGTCTTGgttcacttatttttttgtcaattccACCAAATAgacattaaattaaaaattagtttGGACATTTCATTTTTGAAACAACTCTTTGACTCTAACATGGCCACTAAAACAATCTCACAACTCTAATTCAATCCCACGCGTGTCTCCCTTGCAGATTGGTGTAGATCTATAGCTGCAGCTGTTGGCAAAAGCAAATAACGAGTTGTGTTTGAAAATTTAATGCAAGCCACCCATTGAATTTAAAAGTTGCAACTATAGCTCAGCACCAATCTGGACAAAAAAAGGACAATCCGCAACAGAGATGGGCTGGGGCTTGAATTATAGTTCTCAAAACTAGAATTGGGATTTAGCATGCAAGTTTTTGGCAAATAGTTGTGTCATAAAATGAAAGTTCATACTGCTGTGACATATGTTCCAACACATATTGTGATTGTGTAAGTCCTAAGTAGAGATAGGTTAGGAATCCTTTGtgatctagaagatctttcctatAGACTTTGTTACTTGGAGAacaagtttctctcctccttactactataaatagaggcaCAAGGACTGGagaattaacacacaattcctcaagtctattctccactctcttctctctatgCCACACCCCTCAGTttaatataggccacaacacgttatcagcgcGTTCTTCACGTTGTGCTAAAGAGAATTTATTCGTCTTCAATCAGGAGAGTAttacattttaattatttttaattgattaattttgattttattgaattcatatacttttgttaattctatttatttattttttttccttatgtTGAACATGATACAGgttgtgaagatgaaatccgaaattgaagaaagaactcCTACAAACTGGTTCATAATATTCATCACGCAGTCCAAGTTCTTctaaaacaacggtttttatttcaatattttttcagccttgattgcataaaccttcaccataatgcatgacccaactttacgttttatgAATTTTAGATTCTGCATCAATTGTTtatgcattatatccataatattgctattatgtgaattgaatatgtgtgaataaggaagaaaaagaaaagagaaaaggatgTTGAAACCCTAGAATTCGTATTGGGCTTGAAAACCTAGTCTGTCTTTGACTAGGCCTTGATTTCATATGGCTAGCATGCAGCTTGCGCTAAGCCACTAACCTACTAATTACGTCGTCGGGCTAAGCCAAGCCGGCTCCAATTTGGGCCTAGAAGCATGACAATTCTGTTTTTGTTTGGCCCGACCCAAAAACCCAGCACTTGAGTACCTAACTCGCGCCAGAGCTGCGCCGAGCCATCGTGCCGAAGTCGTTGACCGTTCCAAACCCTAATGTGCAAAAGCAACGTGCTCACTGAGATTGGGTCGCTGATCGGatcatttttatatatatttttacttcaaattcactcgtcttttcttagttagttccttatatttttgagctatttacgttatttttgtgtttataggatttgttatgcaaagaaaataaaaatggcacaagtgaaattttatgtaataaattcgtcaaaactaaCATCTCATTCATCCTTTCGActaagcaaataaaaaaataataataataaatatataagcaGCATGATGTGGCAAGGCCACAAATCAAATGAACCGGATATTTAATATGGAAAAGGGTTAGTGAAATGGGATTAGTAGTGGAATGGTGGGAACTTGCTTTTTGTTAAAAGCAACGGACAAGAGTTGTTGTGGGGGttgaaaggagaaaagaaagcaGCAtttaaagagtataaaaaatgatcATTCTGCATGTGCTTATTGGAGACTTCTGTTATTCTAACATATATTGAAATTTCTTGTAGggtcaatttaaaataattcaaatgtCTGGGACGTTTATGATACATGACAAGAAAGTGCAGCAAGTGAGAGGGCATGAGAAAAACAGAAGCACGGAAACAGAACAAGCGTCGGTGGAAGGGAGGatagctgcctttggcagctcagAGGAAAGAAGGATAAAATAAGAGGGATGGCAGACAAGGAAAGGTGGATGGGAGACTGGcggaaaaaaaagataaaatataaGAAGGGGGGAGAGAAAGGCTGCCAGAAAGGGCAGCATAAAGGAGGGCTGTTTGGGACGTGCGAAGGGGAGTGAGCCTCGGGAGGAGAACAGAAGTCAGAGGGGTCTTGGAGCGGGAAaaaggggctgccctttgggcagctcgcagagaggaggcgctgcctttggcagcgagaGAGGTCAGAAAAGAAGctgaaaaaaaagagaaaaaaaaaataaagagctGCCTTGGGCAGCTGGAGTGAGACGGGAGTGAGAGACCAGGAGAAGTCAGAGGGAAAGCAGGCGCAGAGATGGAGGAAGCCAACGCAGTCTGGGAAATAACAAAGCTGACTTGGCAGCgcagaaataaaaaaaacagcGCAAGCTGCACAGGGAGAGCACGGACAGAAACAGAAGCAGCAAGCTTCTCCTCGATTAaaactttccaaacttctattttatttctgttttaataatgtgtaactaaatttattttggctagaggttaattcaaagccatgaatatatttgtaatatgaattgattaccttcagttgtgatttctgagttgtgatttaatttgcttaactgcttgattgataacttatttttgtatgtcgattaaggatgcatacttaatttacatgcatgaatttgatgctagaatataagtgaatttcacctaatcgttatgaacttatattcacaagtagtgaaggttgctagtcacaatcacgttaagtaaattcttggcataagtttcatgcaaatcatagtaacgagtgtctcgtcaatgcttatgtttttcatagaacttaatgattcttgcttgtatctctattatgcaattcatgtagggaacttgtagggaatgttttgggttgtcgtatgcaatcatccaacccaataacttgtggaaaaactgagggttaattagtgcaattcacggttaatttggggcgttgagatttacaatttattgaaagaacaactgaaaatcaatttaggttgcttatgtgtcatgtgtggagaagaaccctctagctagtctgtcatttatcattttaccttaattttatgtttttgtcaattctgtaatttaattaagtttaatttacttttcatcaaaaccaaacacccatccattattaaattatattatttagttagttttctttattgttagtcttttaatttaatttccgtccatttcagttcctagtgtttaatttgattgttttcattattttgagtcattttaagtgtgttttgagttattagagtttttagcctagttttgtgtccttgagtcttatttaatatttttaaattaatttagaatagattagcaatccctcctaatccccggcctagaacgataccctacttacatctatactacaattgtcaaaaagagggtttaatttgtgtgtcaagtaattctcgcatcaaattGGTCGCCGTCTAGGTGGCTTGCAGCCTACCTTACCATCGTTTTTCACCAGAACATGGTGAAATCGATTTTCTTTGACGACCTGCATTCGTCCCGTGGCTCATTTTGATGACTAGCAGTCATCCCTCAAGCTCACATCGTTGTTCCCGACGAGAGCCCTTTTGAGTTTTCCTTCTAAATCTCTATACATTTTGAGATTTCTCACTCCTCAGATGTTTGGAACCTTTCCCCATTAAAACCTCGTTTGATTTTGCTTAGAACTCACCGCCACCTACAGTGCCATGCTTGGTTTCATCAACGGCAGAACACCCAGGTTTTGCTGGGGTGTCGGTAACTCGACCCGAGGACTTAGGCCTCATCTCGGTCCTTAACCCAGTTGCCCAGCCCATTGTCTTGGGCTTAAATAGATTGTCCTTTAGTTTTTgggccatttttttttaaaccaaatggcCTCAACCCGTTTTTGGGCTTATAAtttctttgggtttttttttgttttttttttcctcagcCCAGTTTTCCTTTATGGACCTATAGTCTACAAAGCcaaaaatgtatatatatttttttcatttctttctggCCTATTTACTTTAGCCCATGAAAAAATGCCCCATTTAATGGGAGTTGTTTTTCGCTTTTTCTTTCTTAGCCCATATTTGGCTCTAGGTTCTGTTAACCCAATTCTTCTGGCTGGCTAGCAGCCTAgccaattaaaataatatttttggacTTGAAGCTCCATCCTTTTAGGGCCATTTCCCTAAACTTTCACACAAAGGGTCCCGAAGCTACCCACTATtaatatatttgttttattttgctttaTATATTATGTCTTGTATATATTGTGTTTGTTTGCAGGTATTATGAACCTAAAGTTCATACTTCCAAACCCGAAGTTTCACAAAAGTGCCAtaaaaacctgaagtttcttaacGCGCAACACTCATGCTGGGACCCGAAGTTCTCTTGCTTAAATCCGTTTAAACCAAACTATGTCATAAAACCTAAATGTTCTAATTTTGATgtttatggaaattttatttcctaaagCACCACACATTCTTGTTTCTGCCATTCAGCGTATTGTTGAATCGTAACAAGTTCGATTTCACTAATTTGGAAGCTTCGAACAAGAAACTACTTTATGTGGATACAAGACGTGACACCCCGCTTGACTACGACTAGTTGCGAAATCATTGTAGCCAGTTATGGtgtggaagagctgaataagtctttgccatgatcttcatttgaaCATTTATGCCTGAAGCGTATCAAATGGAAGTACCTCACTATCGAGGACTCCATGGCTCTTTGACTCGCCATAAACAATCATGCAAAGATGAATTCTTGCCCAAAGCAAACCATGATCGAAACCTTTATGTCCATGAATAGGTACAATTCTGAAGATTATATACaatcgaattttgactggaaGAAAATCTTTCTTGTCCTTCTATATCTCTATATTGCTCATGAAGTAGCAGTATAGAGAGCTGAAGCTTTCCAAGTTCTCGGATATGATTAATACTACACTTGTGAGAGAAAAGGTACCCCACCAATTCGATTGGGAGGTACTAAACGGTATAGCCCAGTTTTGGCTGGAGTCCACCGAATAGTGGTGATCTTCTTCGGCAGAGGTGCATCGAAGGGTATGCTCTACTTTAGTAGAGATGCACCAAACGGTATTGCTCTGCTTTGGCAGAGGCGTACTAAACAAACCCCTCTAGCTTTAGCTGAAGCCTACCAAACCCAAGTCTgggtctatctctctctctcacaatcccatttcgagtttgtttttacaataTATGGTAGAATCAAGCCTGCCAAGAGGTGGtatcatgcccgaagcatgatcct is drawn from Malus domestica chromosome 14, GDT2T_hap1 and contains these coding sequences:
- the LOC139191204 gene encoding uncharacterized protein, whose amino-acid sequence is MGWATGLRTEMRPKSSGRVTDTPAKPGCSAVDETKHGTIIVITVISLTVMKVKTLKVRLSNINVQELTSVPVTPSFDTKFTTQIRVKSTNWGPYKFDASTVSFLYRGAAVRQVVIPKSKAGMLSTKKINVAVTLNSNVLSCSNLGSELRS